The following coding sequences lie in one Alicyclobacillus curvatus genomic window:
- a CDS encoding peptidase S53 gives MKKKAWLGATTAIVTTGGLLMAAASTPVMAAQTVPQGVTAPIAQKATVFGNTPADTPVTVSIILTARNQSQLTNYIQQTVTPGSYNYRKFLTTKQFAQMYGQSPFVIGAIVSYFKSYGISAQVYPNNLDITLNGTAGQFNHAFGVVLQDMGYGGERFHGVKENPQLPSTLAGPILAVLGLTNYAPFSSSTIQAPASVMQKLPASATTGTTTAPPTGWNSPQNVQQLYNISPLSKNGDSGQGQTLGIVTLASFNPSDAYSYWKAYGIPIKSNNRISVVNVDGGSGAPSLAAGSSETTLDVEQSGALAPAAKVVVYQAPNTDYGFVDAFFNAISSNQVGSLSASWGLSEDEVKTLIATGQETPNYAQAFNEAFEEAAAQGISTFAATGDYGAYQAVSDAGTTDLSVGNPADSPYVTAAGGTTLPTSASPLLQQLGINVPQQRAWGWDYLFPLWQQFGAPDEQSWAQQNISGSNGGYSVIFPEPSYQQGVSGVNQFKAVQWFTPIKNNTSWTFNANPPVVSGENHGGRAMPDVSMNADPITGYTIYSTLFGGDNWSAGWGGTSFVAPQLNGIAALINESSGGRVGFWNPQIYRFARQQNTSPFTPLDATGTSNDNLYYSGMAGTIYNPATGLGTPDVAKLAAAFKAGGSDGFPWWGTR, from the coding sequence ATGAAAAAGAAGGCATGGCTTGGAGCAACAACTGCCATTGTGACGACGGGCGGTTTATTAATGGCCGCAGCAAGTACGCCAGTCATGGCAGCCCAGACTGTTCCGCAGGGGGTGACTGCACCCATCGCACAGAAGGCAACGGTTTTTGGCAACACGCCTGCTGACACGCCAGTGACCGTGAGCATTATCCTCACCGCGCGCAACCAGTCGCAACTCACAAATTATATTCAGCAGACCGTTACGCCCGGAAGCTATAATTATCGCAAATTCCTGACGACAAAGCAGTTTGCGCAAATGTATGGGCAGTCTCCATTTGTGATTGGGGCCATTGTCTCCTATTTCAAATCCTACGGCATTTCCGCGCAAGTCTACCCAAACAACCTGGATATTACACTAAACGGAACTGCTGGACAGTTCAACCATGCCTTTGGTGTCGTCCTTCAGGACATGGGGTACGGCGGCGAGAGGTTCCACGGTGTGAAGGAGAACCCTCAACTCCCGAGTACCTTGGCGGGACCAATCTTGGCTGTCCTCGGCCTGACAAATTACGCTCCGTTTAGCTCAAGCACCATTCAGGCTCCGGCCTCAGTGATGCAAAAACTGCCTGCATCGGCAACCACGGGAACCACAACTGCACCACCAACCGGTTGGAACTCGCCACAGAATGTACAGCAGTTGTATAATATCTCTCCCCTTTCGAAGAACGGGGATAGCGGTCAAGGCCAGACGCTCGGCATCGTGACGCTTGCCAGCTTTAACCCGAGTGATGCGTATTCGTATTGGAAGGCCTACGGGATACCCATCAAAAGCAACAATCGGATCTCTGTGGTCAATGTGGACGGAGGGTCTGGGGCGCCATCTCTCGCAGCGGGATCGAGTGAAACCACGCTCGATGTGGAACAGTCGGGGGCTCTAGCACCGGCGGCGAAAGTTGTCGTTTACCAGGCACCGAATACTGACTATGGGTTTGTCGATGCATTCTTTAACGCAATTTCCTCCAACCAGGTAGGGTCGCTGTCTGCGAGTTGGGGACTGAGTGAAGACGAAGTGAAAACCCTGATTGCGACCGGGCAAGAGACGCCAAACTACGCGCAGGCATTCAATGAAGCGTTTGAAGAAGCTGCAGCCCAGGGCATCAGCACCTTCGCCGCAACAGGAGATTACGGTGCGTATCAGGCTGTTAGCGATGCCGGAACGACCGACCTTAGCGTTGGCAATCCTGCTGATAGCCCATACGTCACAGCTGCAGGTGGAACAACTTTGCCAACCTCAGCCAGCCCGTTGCTTCAGCAACTCGGCATCAATGTGCCGCAACAACGGGCATGGGGTTGGGACTATTTGTTCCCGCTCTGGCAGCAATTTGGTGCACCTGATGAACAGTCCTGGGCACAACAAAATATTTCCGGCAGCAACGGCGGCTACAGCGTCATCTTTCCCGAACCGAGTTATCAGCAAGGCGTGAGCGGTGTCAATCAGTTCAAGGCAGTCCAGTGGTTCACACCAATAAAGAATAATACGAGTTGGACATTCAACGCGAATCCACCCGTCGTCTCCGGTGAAAACCATGGCGGCCGTGCGATGCCGGATGTGTCGATGAATGCCGATCCGATAACGGGCTACACCATTTACAGCACACTGTTCGGTGGAGACAACTGGTCCGCTGGCTGGGGTGGTACGAGCTTTGTGGCTCCGCAACTAAACGGAATCGCAGCCCTCATCAACGAATCGAGCGGCGGTCGTGTGGGCTTCTGGAATCCACAGATCTACCGCTTTGCAAGACAGCAGAACACGTCGCCGTTTACGCCGCTCGACGCAACGGGTACGAGTAATGATAACCTGTACTACAGCGGCATGGCTGGCACTATTTATAACCCAGCAACTGGTCTCGGAACCCCTGATGTAGCGAAGCTAGCCGCAGCGTTTAAGGCCGGCGGCAGTGACGGATTTCCCTGGTGGGGCACCCGCTAA
- a CDS encoding MFS transporter → MAVQMKTGTATEANGVKAMIGIGLAWAFDAMDFSILTFVLVDIMKDYHVPLTLAAGVSSATTFARLGGGFLGGLLGDYWGRKASLILSIFWFSIFELLTGFSIGFTLLYLVRILYGIGMGAMYANGTPMLMELMPARWRGLASGIMQSGFSFGYIFAALIYRGWYTSLGWHSMFFIACVPAVLVALFIWWQLPESGRWKQQVERRGQRAIPISQLFTSGHTWSTIHAAIISLLAFAVTYPINVFYATLLKNSGHFSAATIADTIILLNVAGIIGNVGGGWLADMIGRKWTIAISGIGTLLCSFLFLHISSDALRTVFTFLIGLFSIGGVWAAIPTYIAEHFKTGVRSTGQGTTYHFGAAIGGAVVPLIVSSVAPSVGGLAHAMTYSVALASVLVAIWVFFWRETKGTELE, encoded by the coding sequence ATGGCAGTTCAAATGAAGACGGGAACGGCGACAGAAGCAAATGGCGTAAAAGCGATGATTGGCATTGGCTTGGCATGGGCTTTCGACGCAATGGACTTCTCTATCCTTACGTTTGTGCTGGTAGATATCATGAAGGATTATCACGTCCCATTGACGTTGGCAGCCGGCGTGTCTTCTGCGACAACGTTCGCACGCCTTGGCGGCGGATTTTTGGGTGGCTTGCTGGGCGATTACTGGGGTCGCAAGGCAAGCCTCATTCTATCCATCTTCTGGTTCTCCATTTTTGAATTATTGACAGGGTTCTCTATCGGTTTTACATTGCTGTATTTGGTGCGTATCTTATACGGCATCGGCATGGGCGCTATGTATGCAAATGGCACGCCGATGCTGATGGAACTTATGCCTGCAAGATGGCGTGGGTTAGCATCCGGCATCATGCAGTCCGGATTCTCGTTTGGCTACATTTTCGCAGCCCTCATCTACAGGGGATGGTACACGTCCCTCGGATGGCACTCGATGTTCTTCATTGCGTGCGTTCCTGCGGTCCTTGTTGCCCTGTTCATCTGGTGGCAACTGCCTGAATCAGGACGATGGAAACAACAAGTCGAGCGCCGCGGCCAGCGGGCCATTCCGATTTCACAACTTTTTACCTCTGGACACACCTGGAGTACGATTCACGCAGCCATTATTTCTCTGCTCGCCTTTGCTGTGACTTACCCCATCAACGTGTTTTATGCAACGTTGTTGAAAAACTCGGGACACTTCAGTGCGGCCACTATCGCTGACACGATTATCCTGCTCAATGTGGCGGGGATTATCGGCAACGTCGGCGGGGGATGGCTTGCCGACATGATTGGTCGAAAGTGGACCATTGCCATCAGCGGAATTGGCACCCTGCTGTGTTCGTTTTTGTTCCTGCACATTTCGAGCGATGCGCTTCGGACCGTTTTTACTTTCCTGATTGGTTTGTTTTCGATTGGCGGGGTGTGGGCGGCGATTCCGACGTACATTGCCGAACATTTCAAAACGGGAGTGAGGTCGACTGGGCAGGGCACAACCTACCACTTTGGGGCCGCAATCGGTGGTGCTGTGGTTCCATTGATTGTTTCATCCGTCGCGCCAAGTGTTGGCGGCTTGGCACACGCGATGACGTATTCGGTTGCGCTAGCGTCTGTTTTGGTCGCCATCTGGGTGTTTTTCTGGCGGGAGACGAAAGGTACCGAACTCGAGTAG
- a CDS encoding cytochrome c oxidase assembly protein gives MWGIFAKAPFNDLWQPEIIVVSVVLQLLYLSLAHGKLAYRLYGRRHLATTRQTLSFIVGCWLMYFSFAGPLDYLSDNYLYSAHMVQHMLEITIMTPLMLKGLPEGFYRKLWHLPGGIGKAVRVWAHPLVAGAVFNIVLSGFHTPYLYGLALENDNFHLFEHAVFFIISAFMWGPLLVRIDGVKELTHGQKLLYLLYNYNLGMPLAILQLMSGVPWYSLYVTAPRLIPWLTPLGDMQLGSILMLVFMGGAFLISGIRQYMGQSESIWYD, from the coding sequence GTGTGGGGGATATTTGCAAAGGCACCATTTAACGACCTCTGGCAGCCTGAAATCATCGTCGTGTCGGTTGTACTCCAACTCCTATACCTTTCGCTGGCACATGGTAAACTTGCATATCGATTGTACGGTCGGCGGCATCTGGCAACCACACGCCAGACTCTGTCGTTTATTGTCGGCTGCTGGCTGATGTACTTTTCGTTTGCCGGGCCGCTCGATTACCTTTCCGACAACTATCTTTATTCCGCGCACATGGTGCAGCACATGCTTGAAATCACCATTATGACACCACTCATGTTAAAGGGTCTCCCGGAAGGCTTCTACCGCAAGTTATGGCATCTTCCGGGTGGCATCGGGAAGGCTGTCCGCGTGTGGGCACATCCTCTCGTTGCAGGGGCCGTCTTTAACATTGTGCTGTCTGGCTTTCACACTCCGTACCTGTATGGTCTTGCACTCGAAAACGACAACTTTCACTTGTTTGAGCACGCTGTCTTCTTTATCATTTCAGCGTTTATGTGGGGACCGTTGCTTGTTCGAATTGACGGCGTCAAGGAACTCACGCACGGTCAAAAACTCCTGTACTTGCTATACAACTATAATCTCGGTATGCCGCTTGCAATTCTTCAGCTCATGTCCGGTGTTCCGTGGTACAGCTTGTACGTCACTGCGCCACGCCTGATTCCCTGGTTAACACCATTAGGAGACATGCAACTCGGGTCTATCTTAATGCTTGTCTTTATGGGCGGGGCGTTCTTGATTAGCGGCATACGTCAATATATGGGCCAAAGCGAGTCCATTTGGTACGACTAG
- a CDS encoding iron-sulfur cluster assembly accessory protein, protein MKCTVSQEAADKLNEILNAEEDKNLKLRVFVAHAHDDHAHYGLGLDYEKDTDVVVKAETGVEILLEEGEDFLDGIEVDYFPDSDEWSIGNPAKGGHGHHH, encoded by the coding sequence ATGAAATGTACGGTAAGCCAGGAAGCGGCTGATAAACTGAACGAGATCCTAAACGCTGAAGAAGACAAAAACCTGAAGCTTCGGGTGTTCGTGGCGCATGCACATGACGATCACGCTCACTATGGTCTTGGCCTCGACTACGAGAAGGATACGGATGTAGTTGTGAAAGCCGAAACGGGTGTCGAGATTTTACTCGAAGAAGGCGAAGACTTTCTCGATGGCATCGAAGTCGACTACTTCCCGGACAGTGACGAATGGAGCATTGGCAACCCTGCCAAAGGCGGTCATGGGCATCACCACTAA
- a CDS encoding acyl-CoA dehydrogenase, whose product MEHISYAFGKNHFAGDRDLQVVLQYYWKGYASHEPELLDFGQLVGGELYETVYHVDHDAQPILVTHDLDGNRVDRVRLSPAHRRALQLTAHINRPPYEGGSWHHHFALGYLVGDPGLYCVLTITGQTVYAIHKYAPEFSEWKERLLSGTAYGATWMTESQGGSDLGANQAAAHKARQTTTADSDSMLTAGDAAARDVPTGHQAKTEVWYITADKYFASGAGLTDVAITTARPEGGRSGPKGLALYLLPRLRQNGALNFHIRRLKDKSATRSVPSGEAELNESEAYLIGNAAEGIYYTLENLTVSRLANAVAAMGIAKKAHLEVQGRVKRRQSFGKTLYDHPLIRRDLTDLAVRMAGGLALAFHAVDKFDGAWHARPPYTPQYHYARFLTHLAKNRTADHAAAVTAMAMELFGGLGFLEEYAVARWHREALITPIWEGPSNIQALDFLETIGKQRAHEAYLEEMLPMLERAGTAEAGFAADVIESTLTRLASLGPEEAQWHGKHALEKIADATQVALLYQLSATGGERYRKLASLYAHRFLMQEEYPVWAIHDKEVWGEGLD is encoded by the coding sequence ATGGAGCACATCTCCTATGCATTTGGCAAAAACCACTTTGCAGGGGACCGCGACTTACAGGTTGTGCTTCAATATTACTGGAAAGGCTACGCGAGCCACGAGCCAGAGCTCCTCGACTTTGGCCAGTTAGTCGGTGGTGAACTGTATGAGACTGTGTATCATGTCGATCACGATGCACAGCCCATCCTCGTCACCCACGACCTCGATGGAAATCGCGTAGACCGTGTGAGATTGTCCCCTGCCCACCGGAGGGCATTGCAACTTACAGCACACATCAACCGTCCGCCTTATGAGGGCGGCAGTTGGCACCACCACTTTGCACTGGGTTATCTCGTCGGTGATCCGGGACTCTACTGTGTACTCACCATTACAGGTCAAACGGTTTACGCGATTCACAAATATGCGCCCGAGTTCTCGGAATGGAAAGAGCGGCTCTTGTCTGGCACGGCTTACGGTGCCACATGGATGACCGAGTCACAAGGTGGCAGCGATCTCGGCGCTAACCAAGCCGCAGCCCACAAGGCCAGACAAACCACTACAGCGGATAGCGACTCCATGTTGACGGCAGGTGACGCTGCCGCTCGCGATGTGCCAACGGGTCACCAGGCGAAGACGGAAGTGTGGTACATCACAGCCGACAAGTATTTTGCCAGCGGCGCGGGACTCACCGATGTGGCCATCACCACGGCTCGTCCGGAGGGAGGTCGTTCTGGACCGAAAGGCCTTGCGTTGTATTTGCTTCCACGGTTGCGACAAAACGGTGCGCTGAATTTCCACATCCGTCGGCTCAAGGACAAGAGCGCCACGCGCAGTGTCCCTTCGGGGGAAGCCGAACTCAACGAATCGGAAGCATATTTAATTGGCAACGCCGCGGAAGGCATATACTACACGCTCGAAAACCTTACCGTATCACGGTTGGCAAATGCCGTCGCCGCCATGGGTATTGCAAAAAAGGCACATCTGGAAGTGCAGGGACGGGTGAAGCGCCGACAGAGTTTTGGTAAGACGCTTTACGACCATCCACTCATCCGCCGCGACCTCACCGACCTTGCGGTCCGCATGGCTGGGGGCTTGGCCCTCGCTTTCCACGCGGTCGACAAGTTTGACGGGGCGTGGCATGCAAGGCCTCCGTACACGCCTCAGTATCACTATGCTCGTTTTCTCACGCATCTGGCGAAAAATCGCACCGCTGACCATGCTGCCGCAGTGACAGCGATGGCCATGGAGCTCTTTGGTGGGCTTGGGTTTCTCGAAGAATATGCCGTTGCCCGCTGGCACAGGGAGGCACTGATTACCCCCATCTGGGAGGGACCGAGTAACATCCAAGCCCTTGATTTTCTCGAGACGATAGGGAAGCAACGGGCGCACGAGGCATACCTCGAGGAAATGCTGCCGATGCTAGAGCGAGCAGGGACTGCCGAAGCCGGGTTTGCAGCCGATGTGATTGAGTCTACCCTGACACGTCTCGCGTCACTAGGGCCAGAAGAGGCCCAGTGGCATGGGAAACACGCCCTCGAGAAAATTGCTGATGCGACCCAGGTGGCGCTGCTGTATCAGTTGTCAGCGACTGGCGGAGAGCGCTATCGCAAGCTGGCATCTCTCTACGCACACAGATTTCTCATGCAAGAGGAATACCCCGTCTGGGCAATCCATGACAAGGAGGTCTGGGGAGAGGGACTGGACTGA
- a CDS encoding acyl-CoA dehydrogenase family protein → MQHLYLTEEHNRFRQTFRRFLEKEAVPFFPDWEREHRIPRDLWKKLGQQGYLAPAVPEAYGGAEADFAYSVVMNEELERVGSGMVGIGLHNDIVVPYLIAYGTEEQKRRWLRGCVSGDIITAIAMTEPGAGSDLAGIRTTAVRDGDEYVLNGQKTFITNGIQCDLVVVVCKTNPGANPPHKGMSLIVVETGTEGFSRGRQLEKIGQHSQDTAELFFEDCRVPVANLLGEEGQAFSYLTEKLQQERLLVAISAQVAMEESLRITMEYVKQRTAFGQPISKFQNTRFKIAEVATKVAVSRAFLDTLIARHLAGESIVTEVSMAKWWSTDTAKETIAECMQLHGGYGYMEEYEIARRFRDIPVMAIYAGTNEIMKTIIAKNLGL, encoded by the coding sequence TTGCAACATTTGTACCTGACAGAAGAACACAATCGGTTTCGGCAAACCTTTCGCCGTTTTCTTGAGAAGGAAGCCGTGCCTTTCTTTCCAGACTGGGAGCGTGAACACCGGATTCCACGGGACCTATGGAAAAAGCTTGGGCAACAGGGTTACCTTGCCCCAGCGGTCCCGGAGGCGTATGGCGGTGCAGAGGCGGACTTCGCATATTCAGTCGTGATGAATGAGGAACTTGAACGCGTAGGATCCGGTATGGTCGGCATCGGCCTGCACAACGACATTGTCGTCCCGTACCTCATTGCATACGGGACAGAGGAGCAAAAGAGGCGCTGGCTCAGAGGGTGTGTTAGCGGGGATATCATCACAGCGATTGCCATGACGGAGCCAGGGGCGGGGTCAGACCTTGCCGGTATCCGTACGACTGCCGTCCGTGATGGTGATGAATATGTACTGAACGGTCAAAAGACGTTTATCACAAACGGTATCCAGTGTGACCTCGTTGTCGTTGTGTGCAAGACCAATCCCGGTGCAAATCCGCCGCACAAGGGCATGAGCTTGATTGTTGTCGAAACGGGGACTGAAGGGTTCAGCCGCGGCCGCCAGCTTGAAAAAATTGGTCAACACAGCCAGGACACGGCCGAGCTCTTTTTTGAGGATTGTCGCGTACCTGTTGCCAATCTGCTCGGAGAAGAAGGACAAGCGTTTTCGTACTTGACGGAGAAATTGCAACAGGAACGGCTGCTGGTTGCGATTTCCGCGCAAGTCGCGATGGAGGAATCCCTGCGTATCACGATGGAGTATGTGAAGCAGCGAACTGCCTTCGGTCAGCCCATCAGCAAGTTTCAAAACACGCGCTTTAAAATTGCCGAGGTGGCCACGAAAGTCGCTGTCAGTCGAGCATTTCTAGATACACTCATCGCCCGGCATCTGGCCGGCGAATCCATTGTCACTGAAGTTTCCATGGCGAAGTGGTGGAGCACCGATACGGCCAAGGAAACAATTGCTGAGTGCATGCAGCTGCATGGCGGTTATGGATACATGGAAGAGTACGAGATTGCGCGTCGGTTCCGTGACATCCCGGTGATGGCGATTTACGCGGGTACCAACGAGATCATGAAAACAATTATCGCAAAAAATCTGGGACTTTAG